In Promicromonospora sp. Populi, one genomic interval encodes:
- a CDS encoding ice-binding family protein, translating into MFATQPAWAIGTPVDLGTAGTYSVLGGQTVTNTGPSVLSDNVGVSPGTAIPGFPPGIALGDTHSADAHALQAQSDLTIAYNNAAGQAPDESVSGDLGGLTLQPGVYNASSSIGLTGTVTLDADGDPDAVFIFQVGSTLTTASASTVALLNDAQACNVFWQIGSSATLGTNTTFVGTIMALTSISVTTGTTVDGRALARNGSVTLDSNVFTQSECETAPPSSTPSPTPTPTPTPTDNPTGPPTGNPTPTDSPPGGPGEPGGPGGPGGPGGPGGPGGPGGPGGPGGPGGPGGPGESGGPGDDSGGSDGTPGGGDQGPDILAVTGPSVNMPLLTIAIAAILAGAGLIVTSLRLHRRRS; encoded by the coding sequence GTGTTCGCGACCCAGCCAGCCTGGGCGATCGGCACCCCTGTCGACCTCGGCACCGCCGGCACCTACTCGGTCCTCGGCGGACAGACCGTCACCAACACCGGCCCCTCGGTGCTCTCCGACAACGTCGGCGTCAGCCCGGGCACGGCGATCCCGGGATTCCCGCCCGGCATCGCCCTCGGCGACACCCACTCGGCGGACGCCCACGCGCTCCAGGCGCAGAGCGACCTCACCATCGCGTACAACAACGCCGCGGGGCAGGCTCCCGACGAAAGCGTCTCAGGTGACCTGGGCGGGCTCACCCTCCAGCCGGGCGTCTACAACGCGTCCAGCTCCATCGGGCTCACCGGGACCGTCACCCTCGACGCCGATGGCGACCCCGACGCCGTCTTCATCTTCCAGGTCGGCTCTACTCTCACCACCGCGAGCGCCAGCACCGTCGCACTCCTGAACGACGCGCAGGCCTGCAACGTGTTCTGGCAGATCGGCAGCTCCGCCACGCTGGGCACGAACACCACATTTGTGGGCACGATCATGGCGCTGACCTCGATCAGCGTTACAACCGGCACCACCGTGGACGGTCGCGCCCTGGCGCGCAACGGGTCGGTCACCCTCGACAGCAACGTCTTCACCCAGAGCGAGTGCGAGACGGCCCCGCCGTCGTCGACGCCGTCGCCCACACCCACGCCGACGCCGACGCCGACGGACAACCCGACGGGACCTCCCACCGGCAACCCGACGCCGACTGATAGCCCGCCCGGCGGACCCGGCGAACCAGGCGGTCCAGGCGGACCCGGCGGACCCGGCGGTCCAGGCGGACCCGGCGGACCCGGCGGTCCAGGCGGACCCGGCGGTCCAGGCGGACCCGGCGGACCCGGGGAAAGCGGCGGCCCCGGCGACGACTCCGGCGGCAGCGATGGGACTCCGGGCGGCGGTGACCAGGGGCCGGACATCCTGGCCGTGACCGGCCCGTCCGTGAACATGCCGCTGCTCACCATCGCGATCGCGGCGATCCTGGCCGGAGCCGGTCTCATCGTGACCAGCCTCCGGTTGCACCGCCGTAGGTCCTGA